TCAATCGTGTTCAAGGTCGTTTCGGCCAGGTCCAAAAATTCTTTTTCGGTCATGCTACACTCCAGAATCATCATCCAACCGTGATTCTAATCGTGAAGTCTCCTTTTGCGCGCAATACTGGCATTGCCGCTGTGGTCTTATCCGGACTGCTGCTGGCAGCTTGCGGCCAACCTGGCCCGCTCTACATGCCAAAACCTCCCGCCAAACCAGTGCAGAAACCCGGCGTGCCGCCCGAACTTCCTCCGCCTTCCACGCCGACCACCGCCCCCGAAAACCCTTAATTTATGTCGCACTTCTTTCACCTCGACGGCGTGCTGCACGCCGACAGCGTCGCCCTGCCCGCCATTGCCGCCCAATTCGGCACCCCCACCTACGTCTATTCCAAAACCGCCCTGCTGGAGAACTTCGCTTCCTTTGCCGATGCGTGCGAAGGGCGCGACGCGCTCGTGTGCTATGCCATGAAAGCAAACAGCAACCTGGCCATCCTCGACCTGCTGGCCCAGCGCGGCGCAGGGTTCGACATCGTGTCCGGCGGCGAACTGCTGCGGGTGCTGGCCGCTGGCGGCGATCCGCGCAAGGTGATTTTCTCGGGCGTGGGCAAGAGCAAGGCAGAAATGCGCCTGGCACTCACGCACGACATCCTGTGCTTTAACGTCGAATCGATCCCCGAGCTGCACCGCCTCAACGAAGTGGCCGGCAGCATGGGCTTGACGGCGCGCGTATCGCTGCGCGTGAACCCCAATGTCGATGCCAAGACCCACCCTTACATTGCCACTGGTCTGAAAGCCAACAAGTTCGGCGTGGCCTTTGACGACGCCCTGGAAGCTTACCGCAACGCCGACGACCTGCCCCACCTGGAGCCGGTCGGCATCGACTGCCACATCGGCTCCCAGCTGCTCGACGACGCGCCCCTGCTCGAAGCGCTCGACAAGCTGATCGAACTGGTGGACGCGCTGGCCGCCGAAAACATCGTCCTGCATCACCTGGACATGGGCGGCGGCATCGGCATTCGCTACGGCGAAGATGGCGAGACCGAGCCGGTACCGGTGGCCGACTACCTGGGCCGCGTGTTTGCCCGGGTGGACCAGTGGCGCGCGGAGAAATACGCAGGCGCGCCGATCAAGGTGATTTTCGAGCCGGGCCGCGCCATCGTGGGCGACACGGGCGTGCTGCTCACGCGCGTGGAATACACCAAGCCGGGCGCGGAAAAGAACTTTTGCATCGTCGACGCGGCCATGAATGACCTGATGCGCCCTGCCCTGTACGAAGCGTGGATGGACGTGCGCGAAGTCGCGCCCCACGATGGCCCCGCCATGCTGTACGACGTGGTGGGACCGGTATGCGAATCAGGCGACTGGCTGGCACGCGAACGCGCGCTGACCGTCAAGCAGGGCGACCTGTTGGCCATCATGCAGGCCGGCGCCTATGGCCTGACCATGTCCTCCAACTACAACACGCGCGGACGCGCGGCCGAAGTGATAGTCGATGGCAGCGAGCTGCATCTGGTACGCGAGCGCGAAAACCCGGCCGACCTGTTCGCGCTGGAGTCGCTCATCAAATAACCGGCGCCAGGGGTCAGGCAGCCTTGCGCGCCTTGACCCTGCTCCAGTAAATCCGCATCCCCAGCAGCAGCGCAACGATCGCGCCAAACAGCATCGGCTCGGCAAAGTCGTTTTTGCCGGCTTTCATCCACCAGAAATGCAGGATTCCCAGCGGCGCGACCACGTAAATGAGGCGGTGCAGCCACTGCCAGCGTTTGCCGCCCAGGCGCTTGATCATGCCGTTGGTGCTGGTCACGGCCAGCGGAATCAGCAGCACAAAGGCGATGAAGCCGACCGTGATGAAGGGCCGCTTGACGACATCGGCCCACATTTCGCCGAAGTCAAAGAAATGGTCAAACCACAGGAACGCGAGGAAGTGCAGGAACGCGTACAAGAAGGCAAACAGGCCCGCCATCCGGCGCAGCTTGATGACCCAGTTCCAGCCGGTGAGGCGGCGCAGCGGCGTGATCGCCAGCGTGATGCACAGCAGGTACAGGACCCAGTCGCCGGTGCCGCGCGTGATCGCTTCCAGCGGTTCGACGAACTGCTGCGTCACCGTCAGGTACACCAGGCGCGCCAGGGGCAGCAGCGCCAGCACGAACAGGACCGACTTGATGCCGGTCAGCTGCCCCGGCGTGGGGTTGAAGGTGCGCCAGCTCGCCGCCATCAGAAGAACTTCTTTAAGTCCATGCCGGTGTACAGCGACGCCACTTGGGGATAGCCATTGAACATGAGCGTCTTGCGCTTCTTGGTGAAAAAGCCGTCTTCACCAATGCGCCGCTCGCTGCCCTGCGACCAGCGCGGATGATCGACATTCGGATTGACGTTGGAATAAAAACCATACTCGGACGGCGCCGAATCGTTCCACGCAGTCCGGGGCTGCTCCTTGACGAAGCGGATCTTGACGATAGACTTGGCCGACTTGAAGCCGTACTTCCAGGGCACCACCAGCCGCACCGGCGCGCCGTTCTGGTTGGGTAGGGTCTGGCCATACATGCCCAGGCCCAGCAGCGTGAGCGGATGCATGGCCTCATCGATGCGCAAGCCTTCCACGTACGGCCAGTCGAGCACGCGGCTGCCCAGGCCCGGCATCTGGCGCGGATCGGCCAGGGTTACGAACTGCACGAATTTGGCGTTCGACGTGGGTTCCACTTTCTTGATCAGGGCCGACAGTGAATAGCCCACCCACGGAATGACCATCGACCAGCCCTCCACGCAGCGCAGCCGGTAGATCCGCTCTTCCAGCGGCGCGAGCTTGAGCAGCTGGTCAATGTCGATCGTCAGCGGTTTCTTGACTTCGCCCTCGATGCTCACTGTCCACGGCCGTGTCCTGAGGGTGTGCGCATTCTTGGCCGGGTCGTCCTTGTCGAGACCAAACTCGTAATAGTTGTTGTACCCGGCGGCATCCTTGAACGGCGTGGCCGTATCGGGCACCACATAGGCCGGATTGCGCCTGGCCGGCAGCTTGAATGCGGGCGTCTGGGCAAACGCTTCGCGGTTGGCCATTTCCCACAGCGCACTGCCGGCCACGGCACCGGCGCCTAGCTTGGCGATGAACTGACGGCGCGATTCGTACACCGCCTGCGGGGTGATCTCGGACGAATACGGCAGGTCGATACCGTTGGGGCTACGTTTGATCAGCATGGCGTCTCCGGCACAAAAAAAATCAGATGGCAGTCCGGGAAGTGCCGGACTTCCTCAAACATACACCATCTGACATTTTTCGGCTGCCAGGCCGCGCGGACGTGTTTACACGGCCGCCCGCATCACAGCTTGCCGTAGGAATGCAAGCCCGACAGGAACATGTTCACCCCCAGGAAAGCAAAGGTGGTCACCAACAGGCCGCCCACCGCCCACCACGCGGCCACGCGCCCGCGCAGGCCCGAAATGAGGCGCATGTGCAGCCAGGCCGCGTAGTTGAGCCAGACGATCAGGGCCCAGGTTTCCTTCGGATCCCACTGCCAGTAGGTGCCCCAGGCGTCGGCCGCCCACAGCGCGCCCAGGATGGTGGCCACGGTAAAGAAGGCAAAGCCGACCGAGATGGCCTTGTACATCACGTCGTCCAGCACTTCCAGCGCCGGCAGGCGGTCGGCCAGGTAGCCGCTGGTCTTGAGCAGGTAGGCCGTGGCCACCATGGCCGCCAGCGCAAAGGTGCCGTAGCCGATGAAGTTGGCCGGCACGTGGATCTTCATCCACCAGCTTTGCAGGGCCGGCACCAGCGGCTGAATGCCGGCCGCATCGCGCGAGACCGTGTACCAGAGCAGGAAGGCCACGGCGGCGGCAATGACCAGCATGACAAAGGCGCCCAGCTGGCGCGTCGCATAGCGCTCTTCGTAATACAGGTAGAACATGGCCGTGATCATGGCAAACAGGATGAACACTTCATACAGGTTCGATACGGGAATGTGGCCCACATCCGGCCCGATCAGGTAAGACTCGAACCAGCGCACCATCATGCCGGTCCAGCCCAGCACCACGGCCGCCCAGCACAGCTTGGACCCCACGGAATTGCCGAAATTGGAGCGGCTCAGCAGGCCGACCAAGTAAAACACGGTGGAAAAGGCAAACAGGGTGCTCATCCAGAGGATGGCAGACTGGCTCGACAGCATGTACTTGAGGAAGAATTTGGTCTGGGCCGCGTCCAGGTTGCCGTCATACAGCGACACGGCCCACAGCGACAGCAGCGCCACCAGGGGCATGAGCCAGCGCACGGCCTTGAAATGCCAGCCCAGCGCGACAAAGGTGGGCACCGAGGCCAGCAGGATGACCTTTTCGTAAATGTCCATGAAGCTGCTGTAGCGGGCCAGGGCCACGCCGGCGCCCACGCACAGCAGCAGCGCAAACAGCCAGTCGGCCAGCCCCAGCCTTTGCAGATAGCCCGGGGCCCGCTGGTAGGTGGGGGATGTGGTTGGTGATGGTGACAATTCCATGGTGTTCTCCAGATGCCGGCCTGCCTAGCTTACGCCGATTGGGGCAGCTTTGCCTTCAGGTCGTTAAATTCGTGCTCAAAATCAAGTGTCTTGCGCTGGGTGCTCATGGCCATGAGGGCATGCGCACCCTGGCCATCGTCGGCGCTGCGCACCCATACCCACAGGCGCCGCTCGCGGATGTAAAACATGGCAAATACGCCCAGCACCAGCAACAGCGATCCGAGATAGACGATGAACTTGCCGGGCGAGCGCGTCACCTGCAGCACCGAGGCCTTCACTTGCACAAAGTCGTCAAGCTGCAGGTAGACCGGCGCGCCGTAAAAGAAACTGTCGGACAGGGCGTTGGTGGCCAGGGCCAGGAAGCGGGCATGGGTCTGATCAAACTCCAGGGCCGGCAGACCATCTTTCTCGCGGGCTGCCTGCCACAGCTCCCACAGCGCGCCGTTGAGCAGCTTCATGAAGATGTCGGCCTGCTTTTTTTGCTCGGCGGCGGGAATCCGGTCCAGGAAACGCGACACGGCCACGTAGCCGCCTTCGGCGCTGCCCACCCCGGCAAACATGTCGAGCGCCCTGGCCACCGAGTCTTGCAGCTGGCGCGCCAGGCCCTCGGCCGGGCTGGCGGTCGTGGCCGGCATGGCGCGCCGGGCAAAGCGCTCGGCCGCCAGGGCCCGCAGGGCGGGATCGGACAGGGCGGCGCGCAGGCGCATCCATTCCTTGACGGTATGGGCGTCGTCGGACGGGATGCGCAGGTAGCTGAACGCATCATTGGGATTGCTGCGCACCCCGGCCAGGAAGACTTCGGCGCCGTCAATCGTCACCGGCTGCATGTAGTTCTGGTATTCGCGCGCCTGGCCGGTCTTGTCGCGCAGCTTGTACTGCACGCTCGGGCCCACGTTCTTGAGGTTGGCGTTGGCGGCCACGTTGGCGGCCGAACCGGAATGCTTGTCGAGCGTGACGGCAAATTGTTCCGACAGGCTCTGGCGCTGCTTGACGCCCCGTACATCCTCGGCCCCGACCACGTTTTCCACGTTAAAGGCGCGGAAGTCGCTCCACTCCACGTCGTAGCCGCCACCGGCCTGGGTCAAAGGGGTGCTGGTATTGATTTCGCCCTGCATGGCAAACGGCGCGGCGCTGGTGCCGCTCATGGGAAAACCGGTCAGGGTGAGCTTGGTGCCGCCATCTTCAAAGCTGGACTGGTAGATGGCCACGCCCTTGTAGATCAGCGGCTCGTTGACGCGGATGGTGGAGGCGAAGCGCTTGCCGGTTTCGTGGTCGCGGATCACGACATCGCTGGCAAACAGTTTGGGCATGCCGGTGCTGTAGAAATCGATCACGAATCGCTTCAGTTCGATGGTAAACGGCAGCGGCTGCAGCAGCGAGCCGTCGCCGCGGCTGATGATGGCGATGTCGCTCGACTGCCCTTCCGGGATCATGGTGTTGGCGCGGTAGGTCGGATTGTTGACCGACAGGCGGTGCTGGGCCGGAATGGCCGAAATCAGGCCGCCGCCCTGGAACGCCGTCTTGCCCAGGAAGCGTTCCTGGAACTGGATGGGCAGGTCGGAATCGAGCATGCCGCCCACCAGGATGATGATGATGGCGCTGTGGGCAAAAATGTAGCCAAACTTGTTGGCCGCGCCCTTCTTGGCCGCCACCAGGATGCCATTGCCCTTGTCGACGATCTTGGCGCCATAGCCGGCATCGTGCAGGCGCGCGGCGGTCTGCTCGGCCAGGGCGCGCGGCGCCAGCGGCGCTACCCACTCGCTCTGGTGGTGGAAATTACGCAGCGACACTTCACGCACGTTTTCGCGCCAGCTGCGCATGTCGCGCAGCATTCTGGGGGTATTGCGCAGGATGCAGAACGTGGTCGAGAGCAGCAGCAGCGCCAGGATCAGGATGAACCACCAGGTCGAATAAATGGCATACAGGCCCAGGCTGCCGAAAATCTCGAACCAGAAGGGACCAAACTGGTTGACATAGTTCGGCATGGGCTGGTTTTGCGTCAATACCGTGCCGATGATGGATGCAATCATGATCATGACCAGCATCGTGATGGCAAAGCGCATCGACGACACCAGTTCCACGGCTTCGGCAAACGCGCTGCGGCGCCCGCTGGACGGGTCGCTTCTCAATTCAATTCCGGTGGTGCTCATACTCGTGATTCCCTCTCGGCGGCTCCGTGGCCTGTCCACGCAACCGGCGAGGATACCAATAAAAAGGGCAGCCTGCTTGCGCCGCTGCCCTCATCGATACCGCGTGTACGCAGCGCCGGGGCGCCGCGCCAGCGTATCTGCAGTAAATTACTTGAGGCCGGCGATGTAGTCGGCCACGGCCTTCATTTCTTCGTCAGACATCCGGCGCGCGATGGTGGTCATCTGCGCACTGTTCTTGCGGGCGCCGCCTTTGAACGCCTGCAGCTGGCCGAAGGTGTAGTCCTGGTGCTGACCGGCCAGGCGCGGGAACAGGGCCGGCATGCCGTTGCCGTTGGCGCCATGGCAGCTGGCGCAGGCCGCCACGCCATTGGCGGCGATGCCGCCGCGGTAAATACGACGCCCCAGTTCCAGTGTATCCTTGTTCTTGGCAGCGCCCTGCTTGGGCACCTGCAGGGCCAGGTAGACCGCGACGTTTTTCTTGTCGTCGTCCGTGAGCATCTTGCTGTACGGGGTCATGATCGGGTTCTGGCGCGCCGGGGTGGTGAAGTCGACCAGCTGCTTGTAGGTGTAGGCACTCATCTGGGCCGACAGCTTGGGATTGACGGCAATGGTCGAATTGCCGGCTGCGCCGTGGCAGGAGACGCAGGCAGGCAGGCCGCGCGCGGCGTCGCCGCTGTCATACAGCGTGGCGCCCTTGGCCGGGTCGGCCTTGGCAGGAGCGGCAGCAGGTGCGGCGGCGGAGGCGGCGCCGGAGATGGCCAGGGTGGCTACCAGCAAGGATTTCACTAAAGAAGAAAACGCACGATTCATTCAAACACCCTGAGACAAGTCAAAAATTGGTTCTATTGGGAGGAAAACACGTCCAACACGGGCCCGCGTGGGTCCTGCTTGGGTCCTGCTTGGGTCCAACAATATACGGCTGACGACCTTGCATGCGCGCGATGGCTTTTGCGGCGCAACAATTCGTAACCCCTTATTGTACAATAGCTTGGTGGCGATATCGCGCCCCCATTCCCGAAATCTTGCATTTTCTCCCCATTCCATGTCCAAACTCTGGCAAGCCCGCTTCTTTACGACCGTCAACCAACTGCGCGACTTGCCCGCCACGCAGGCGCCCGAAATCGCCTTCGCAGGGCGCTCGAATGCGGGCAAATCGACGGCCATCAACATCCTGACCAATCAAAAAGGCCTGGCCTTCGCCTCCAAGACCCCGGGCCGCACCCAGCACATCAATTATTTTTCCATCGGCGGCGCCCATGTGGGCCAGCACCGCAAGGACCCCACCATTGTCGAGGAAATCGAAGCGCTGCTGGTCGACCTGCCCGGCTATGGCTACGCGGAAGTGTCCGGCTCGGCCAAGCTGCACTGGCAAAAGCTGCTGGGCGACTATGTCCAGCGCCGCGAGCAGCTCGCCGCCCTGGTC
This region of Massilia sp. PAMC28688 genomic DNA includes:
- the yihA gene encoding ribosome biogenesis GTP-binding protein YihA/YsxC; the protein is MSKLWQARFFTTVNQLRDLPATQAPEIAFAGRSNAGKSTAINILTNQKGLAFASKTPGRTQHINYFSIGGAHVGQHRKDPTIVEEIEALLVDLPGYGYAEVSGSAKLHWQKLLGDYVQRREQLAALVLIMDSRRPFTELDVQMLEWFAPTGKPIHCILTKADKLNRNESTNALRQARMMLDSYVDEDGAGFPFTVQLFSALKRIGIEEANDKIIDLLGLTPIPADPDAVLVDPVDSDD
- a CDS encoding sulfite oxidase heme-binding subunit YedZ encodes the protein MAASWRTFNPTPGQLTGIKSVLFVLALLPLARLVYLTVTQQFVEPLEAITRGTGDWVLYLLCITLAITPLRRLTGWNWVIKLRRMAGLFAFLYAFLHFLAFLWFDHFFDFGEMWADVVKRPFITVGFIAFVLLIPLAVTSTNGMIKRLGGKRWQWLHRLIYVVAPLGILHFWWMKAGKNDFAEPMLFGAIVALLLGMRIYWSRVKARKAA
- the ccsB gene encoding c-type cytochrome biogenesis protein CcsB, with product MELSPSPTTSPTYQRAPGYLQRLGLADWLFALLLCVGAGVALARYSSFMDIYEKVILLASVPTFVALGWHFKAVRWLMPLVALLSLWAVSLYDGNLDAAQTKFFLKYMLSSQSAILWMSTLFAFSTVFYLVGLLSRSNFGNSVGSKLCWAAVVLGWTGMMVRWFESYLIGPDVGHIPVSNLYEVFILFAMITAMFYLYYEERYATRQLGAFVMLVIAAAVAFLLWYTVSRDAAGIQPLVPALQSWWMKIHVPANFIGYGTFALAAMVATAYLLKTSGYLADRLPALEVLDDVMYKAISVGFAFFTVATILGALWAADAWGTYWQWDPKETWALIVWLNYAAWLHMRLISGLRGRVAAWWAVGGLLVTTFAFLGVNMFLSGLHSYGKL
- the lysA gene encoding diaminopimelate decarboxylase codes for the protein MSHFFHLDGVLHADSVALPAIAAQFGTPTYVYSKTALLENFASFADACEGRDALVCYAMKANSNLAILDLLAQRGAGFDIVSGGELLRVLAAGGDPRKVIFSGVGKSKAEMRLALTHDILCFNVESIPELHRLNEVAGSMGLTARVSLRVNPNVDAKTHPYIATGLKANKFGVAFDDALEAYRNADDLPHLEPVGIDCHIGSQLLDDAPLLEALDKLIELVDALAAENIVLHHLDMGGGIGIRYGEDGETEPVPVADYLGRVFARVDQWRAEKYAGAPIKVIFEPGRAIVGDTGVLLTRVEYTKPGAEKNFCIVDAAMNDLMRPALYEAWMDVREVAPHDGPAMLYDVVGPVCESGDWLARERALTVKQGDLLAIMQAGAYGLTMSSNYNTRGRAAEVIVDGSELHLVRERENPADLFALESLIK
- the msrP gene encoding protein-methionine-sulfoxide reductase catalytic subunit MsrP, with product MLIKRSPNGIDLPYSSEITPQAVYESRRQFIAKLGAGAVAGSALWEMANREAFAQTPAFKLPARRNPAYVVPDTATPFKDAAGYNNYYEFGLDKDDPAKNAHTLRTRPWTVSIEGEVKKPLTIDIDQLLKLAPLEERIYRLRCVEGWSMVIPWVGYSLSALIKKVEPTSNAKFVQFVTLADPRQMPGLGSRVLDWPYVEGLRIDEAMHPLTLLGLGMYGQTLPNQNGAPVRLVVPWKYGFKSAKSIVKIRFVKEQPRTAWNDSAPSEYGFYSNVNPNVDHPRWSQGSERRIGEDGFFTKKRKTLMFNGYPQVASLYTGMDLKKFF
- a CDS encoding cytochrome c biogenesis protein ResB, whose translation is MSTTGIELRSDPSSGRRSAFAEAVELVSSMRFAITMLVMIMIASIIGTVLTQNQPMPNYVNQFGPFWFEIFGSLGLYAIYSTWWFILILALLLLSTTFCILRNTPRMLRDMRSWRENVREVSLRNFHHQSEWVAPLAPRALAEQTAARLHDAGYGAKIVDKGNGILVAAKKGAANKFGYIFAHSAIIIILVGGMLDSDLPIQFQERFLGKTAFQGGGLISAIPAQHRLSVNNPTYRANTMIPEGQSSDIAIISRGDGSLLQPLPFTIELKRFVIDFYSTGMPKLFASDVVIRDHETGKRFASTIRVNEPLIYKGVAIYQSSFEDGGTKLTLTGFPMSGTSAAPFAMQGEINTSTPLTQAGGGYDVEWSDFRAFNVENVVGAEDVRGVKQRQSLSEQFAVTLDKHSGSAANVAANANLKNVGPSVQYKLRDKTGQAREYQNYMQPVTIDGAEVFLAGVRSNPNDAFSYLRIPSDDAHTVKEWMRLRAALSDPALRALAAERFARRAMPATTASPAEGLARQLQDSVARALDMFAGVGSAEGGYVAVSRFLDRIPAAEQKKQADIFMKLLNGALWELWQAAREKDGLPALEFDQTHARFLALATNALSDSFFYGAPVYLQLDDFVQVKASVLQVTRSPGKFIVYLGSLLLVLGVFAMFYIRERRLWVWVRSADDGQGAHALMAMSTQRKTLDFEHEFNDLKAKLPQSA
- a CDS encoding cytochrome c, with amino-acid sequence MNRAFSSLVKSLLVATLAISGAASAAAPAAAPAKADPAKGATLYDSGDAARGLPACVSCHGAAGNSTIAVNPKLSAQMSAYTYKQLVDFTTPARQNPIMTPYSKMLTDDDKKNVAVYLALQVPKQGAAKNKDTLELGRRIYRGGIAANGVAACASCHGANGNGMPALFPRLAGQHQDYTFGQLQAFKGGARKNSAQMTTIARRMSDEEMKAVADYIAGLK
- a CDS encoding lipoprotein, translated to MVLSGLLLAACGQPGPLYMPKPPAKPVQKPGVPPELPPPSTPTTAPENP